One window of the Dreissena polymorpha isolate Duluth1 chromosome 5, UMN_Dpol_1.0, whole genome shotgun sequence genome contains the following:
- the LOC127882144 gene encoding putative nuclease HARBI1 isoform X2, whose product MAAIAVLPFGKPKEFRLSHHLDELTSEEFIARYRFSKNGVSFLENLLKDDLQQQTNRNHALTSIQQILITLRFFGTGAFYSVIGDTLGFHKCTVSRVVENVTDAIIKHLHEFVVWPSPAEKERVKQGFYAVAGFPNVIGCIDGKHIRIQAPHDDEASYVNWKGFHSINVQAVCDHQGKFTSVNASWPGSCHDSHIFRTSCLCAKLEREHKNFADGVLLGDSGYQCIVYMMTPFLATDLRLD is encoded by the exons ATGGCTGCTATAGCTGTTCTGCCATTTGGGAAACCAAAGGAATTTCGATTGTCACATCATCTTGACGAATTAACTAGTGAAGAGTTTATTGCACGTTATCGTTTTTCTAAGAATGGAGTCTCTTTCTTGGAAAATCTTCTTAAGGACGATTTGCAACAGCAAACAAACAGAAACCATGCGCTGACATCAATCCAACAAATCCTCATAACATTGAGATTTTTTGGTACTGGAGCATTTTATTCAGTCATTGGAGACACTCTAGGATTCCACAAATGTACGGTATCTAGAGTTGTTGAAAATGTAACGGATGCCATCATCAAGCACTTGCACGAGTTCGTTGTGTGGCCATCACCAGCGGAGAAGGAAAGAGTTAAACAAGGCTTTTATGCAGTTGCTGGATTCCCGAATGTAATTGGCTGCATAGATGGAAAACACATCCGCATCCAGGCACCTCATGATGATGAAGCTTCATATGTCAATTGGAAAGGCTTTCACAGCATAAATGTCCAAGCTGTCTGTGATCATCAAG GGAAATTTACAAGTGTCAATGCCAGTTGGCCAGGGTCATGCCATGACAGCCACATCTTCAGGACGTCGTGTCTCTGTGCAAAGCTGGAGCGGGAGCATAAAAACTTTGCAGATGGTGTGCTGTTAGGAGATAGTGG TTACCAATGCATAGTGTACATGATGACTCCTTTCCTGGCGACGGATCTGAG GTTAGATTGA
- the LOC127882144 gene encoding putative nuclease HARBI1 isoform X1: MAAIAVLPFGKPKEFRLSHHLDELTSEEFIARYRFSKNGVSFLENLLKDDLQQQTNRNHALTSIQQILITLRFFGTGAFYSVIGDTLGFHKCTVSRVVENVTDAIIKHLHEFVVWPSPAEKERVKQGFYAVAGFPNVIGCIDGKHIRIQAPHDDEASYVNWKGFHSINVQAVCDHQGKFTSVNASWPGSCHDSHIFRTSCLCAKLEREHKNFADGVLLGDSGYQCIVYMMTPFLATDLRYFLMKQMG; this comes from the exons ATGGCTGCTATAGCTGTTCTGCCATTTGGGAAACCAAAGGAATTTCGATTGTCACATCATCTTGACGAATTAACTAGTGAAGAGTTTATTGCACGTTATCGTTTTTCTAAGAATGGAGTCTCTTTCTTGGAAAATCTTCTTAAGGACGATTTGCAACAGCAAACAAACAGAAACCATGCGCTGACATCAATCCAACAAATCCTCATAACATTGAGATTTTTTGGTACTGGAGCATTTTATTCAGTCATTGGAGACACTCTAGGATTCCACAAATGTACGGTATCTAGAGTTGTTGAAAATGTAACGGATGCCATCATCAAGCACTTGCACGAGTTCGTTGTGTGGCCATCACCAGCGGAGAAGGAAAGAGTTAAACAAGGCTTTTATGCAGTTGCTGGATTCCCGAATGTAATTGGCTGCATAGATGGAAAACACATCCGCATCCAGGCACCTCATGATGATGAAGCTTCATATGTCAATTGGAAAGGCTTTCACAGCATAAATGTCCAAGCTGTCTGTGATCATCAAG GGAAATTTACAAGTGTCAATGCCAGTTGGCCAGGGTCATGCCATGACAGCCACATCTTCAGGACGTCGTGTCTCTGTGCAAAGCTGGAGCGGGAGCATAAAAACTTTGCAGATGGTGTGCTGTTAGGAGATAGTGG TTACCAATGCATAGTGTACATGATGACTCCTTTCCTGGCGACGGATCTGAGGTATTTTTTAATGAAGCAAATGGGGTAG
- the LOC127831133 gene encoding uncharacterized protein LOC127831133, which translates to MARAVNHHRYKERPANPTDLSFEINYDYLQCREFIIGDIQVQEARHILFATQDQLRLLLTKRWFIDGTFKIVDAPFNGGQLMSIHSFMEKDGNCKQVPLMFALMSRRRRDDYVAVFRKLLDVLGTVQVEEFMLDCEQAAWLAVRECFPGAIVKGCVFHWTKAVWARVMDLGLKPAYMQRSSAFNLIRQLLCLPFLPAQHIRSTFLKFAEHERSHPDREKRNRLMDYISRQWLDHPIFDVDSWSVFGYQIRTNNDVEGYHHRLNSRAGPRGLSFYRLVPVLLSECQHAQRLATLIASGSNDGTNRGRQYRHLSQKVKDLFEKYSAGELTTTHYLRACGKLYGPLDMD; encoded by the exons ATGGCACGTGCTGTCAACCACCACAGGTACAAGGAAAGACCGGCAAATCCCACTGACCTATCATTTGAG ATCAACTATGACTATCTACAATGCAGAGAATTCATCATTGGGGACATACAGGTACAAGAGGCCAGACACATCCTGTTCGCCACCCAGGATCAACTCCGTTTGTTGCTCACTAAACGCTGGTTCATCGACGGAACATTTAAG ATTGTTGACGCACCTTTCAACGGCGGACAACTGATGTCCATTCACTCTTTCATGGAAAAAGATGGTAATTGCAAACAGGTGCCACTCATGTTTGCACTCATGTCAAGACGACGTCGGGACGACTACGTAGCTGTGTTCCGGAAGTTGCTTGACGTCTTAGGCACTGTCCAAGTTGAGGAGTTCATGCTGGATTGTGAGCAAG CTGCTTGGTTGGCTGTACGTGAGTGTTTCCCCGGTGCCATAGTGAAAGGCTGTGTGTTTCACTGGACCAAGGCTGTTTGGGCTCGGGTGATGGACCTCGGGTTGAAGCCTGCGTATATGCAGCGGTCCTCTGCCTTCAACCTCATTCGCCAGCTGTTGTGCCTGCCATTCTTACCAGCACAACACATTCGCTCAACGTTTCTAAAGTTTGCAGAGCACGAAAGGTCACATCCGGATCGCGAAAAGAGGAACAGACTGATGGATTACATCTCGCGCCAGTGGCTTGATCACCCTATCTTCGATGTTGACAGTTGGTCCGTGTTCGGTTACCAGATCCGAACGAATAACGACGTTGAAG GATATCACCATCGTCTGAACTCGAGAGCTGGTCCCCGCGGTCTGTCATTTTACAGATTAGTACCTGTGCTGCTCAGTGAGTGCCAGCATGCACAGCGGCTCGCAACCCTGATAGCATCCGGCAGCAATGACGGCACAAATAGAGGCCGTCAGTACAGACACCTCTCCCAAAAAGTAAaggatttatttgaaaaatactccGCGGGTGAACTGACGACCACTCACTACCTGCGTGCTTGCGGAAAACTATACGGACCGCTAGACATGGATTAA